One window from the genome of Rhodanobacteraceae bacterium encodes:
- a CDS encoding lipocalin family protein, which yields MNAARMLSIRWLALLLLPLLMLGCAATSTRNTEARAALPTIAREDMLGSWYILANVPYFAERGKVAARVEYVQRSDGRLDDLYYFRRTMDSPEERWEGVAWALDESGARMKARFIWPFSTEFWIIALQQNQQVALIATPDAKLAWVYARTPTIDEASYQAALARLREFGVDTGTMIRIPQPAS from the coding sequence ATGAACGCTGCACGCATGCTTTCGATTCGCTGGCTCGCACTGCTGTTGCTGCCGCTGCTGATGCTCGGCTGCGCAGCCACCTCCACGCGCAACACTGAGGCGCGGGCGGCGCTTCCGACCATCGCCCGCGAGGATATGCTGGGCAGCTGGTACATCCTTGCCAACGTGCCCTATTTCGCCGAACGCGGCAAGGTGGCTGCGCGGGTGGAGTATGTGCAGCGTAGCGACGGCCGTCTGGACGATCTCTACTACTTTCGCCGCACCATGGATTCACCCGAGGAGCGCTGGGAAGGCGTGGCCTGGGCGCTGGACGAGTCCGGCGCGCGCATGAAGGCGCGCTTCATCTGGCCGTTCTCGACCGAGTTCTGGATCATCGCCCTGCAACAGAACCAGCAGGTGGCGCTGATCGCCACCCCCGACGCCAAACTGGCCTGGGTCTATGCGCGCACGCCCACGATTGACGAGGCCAGCTATCAGGCAGCACTGGCCCGCTTGCGCGAATTCGGGGTCGACACGGGCACGATGATTCGAATACCGCAGCCCGCGTCCTGA
- a CDS encoding molybdenum cofactor guanylyltransferase gives MDSNGDCLGVVLAGGRSQRMGADKAQLVWHGQRLIDRCAEWLRAAGCSRVLVSGNYPQYPHVPDQFPERGPLGGLASVAASEAESRWLVSAIDQPLLDANLLRGLLDGLLVATEIGRAVCRYGEEPLPMALRVTPETRRWMQYAVSGDSPGHRSLKALQQHLRIHALPADAATRARLRGVNTPEEWQALLDQQAP, from the coding sequence ATGGACAGCAATGGCGATTGCCTGGGTGTGGTGCTGGCCGGCGGCCGGTCGCAGCGAATGGGCGCCGACAAGGCGCAGCTGGTCTGGCACGGACAGCGCCTGATCGACCGCTGCGCCGAGTGGTTGCGCGCCGCCGGCTGCAGCCGCGTGTTGGTCAGCGGCAACTACCCACAGTATCCCCATGTGCCGGATCAGTTCCCCGAGCGCGGTCCGCTGGGCGGTCTTGCCAGCGTTGCGGCCAGCGAGGCCGAATCACGCTGGCTGGTCAGCGCCATTGATCAGCCCTTGCTGGACGCCAACCTGCTGCGCGGATTGCTCGATGGCTTGCTGGTGGCCACCGAGATCGGGCGAGCCGTTTGCCGCTACGGCGAGGAGCCTTTGCCGATGGCGCTGCGGGTGACACCGGAAACGCGACGCTGGATGCAGTACGCCGTCAGCGGCGACAGCCCGGGACATCGATCGCTGAAAGCCCTGCAGCAACATCTGCGCATCCACGCATTACCCGCCGATGCTGCGACCCGAGCCCGGCTGCGCGGCGTCAACACACCCGAGGAATGGCAGGCCTTGCTGGATCAGCAAGCACCGTAG
- a CDS encoding fatty acid desaturase yields the protein MPRWRPCCPLIDRSAFAADIAALRVELIQDLGAADLAHLERMERWGRICGLLGYALAWIPFNPLSWLLLAMANVARWTMVTHHVMHRGYDRVPEVPARLSSQHYARGWRRFLDWPDWMHPAAWAHEHNQLHHFHTGEIEDPDLVEHNAWLLRLKLLPRPLRWLLACLLMATWKLSYYAPNTLWALQQQRLRSAAPAQRAGLPSAGTVWRLLYPGERLLLPISRRALEFWARCVLPYALLRFGLIPALFLPFGVEVWMAVLINSLIAEVIANVHAFVIIVPNHAGEDLWRFEGRVKDKGEFYLRQIVGSVNYPGGSDLRDFLMGYLNYQIEHHVWPDLPMLKYRQAAPRLKAICARHGVPYVEESVFRRFAKLWAILMGDASMRRAA from the coding sequence GTGCCACGGTGGCGACCCTGCTGCCCCCTGATCGACCGCAGCGCATTTGCCGCGGACATTGCGGCGCTCAGGGTCGAGCTGATTCAGGATCTGGGTGCGGCAGATCTTGCCCATCTGGAGCGCATGGAGCGCTGGGGCCGGATCTGCGGCCTGCTGGGCTACGCCCTGGCCTGGATCCCCTTCAACCCGCTGTCCTGGCTGCTGCTGGCGATGGCCAATGTGGCCCGCTGGACCATGGTCACCCACCATGTCATGCACCGTGGCTACGACCGCGTACCCGAAGTTCCGGCGCGCCTTAGCAGCCAGCACTACGCGCGTGGCTGGCGGCGCTTTCTGGACTGGCCGGACTGGATGCATCCAGCTGCCTGGGCGCATGAGCACAATCAGCTGCATCACTTCCATACCGGCGAAATCGAAGATCCGGATCTGGTCGAACACAACGCCTGGCTGCTCAGGCTGAAGTTGTTGCCGCGGCCCTTGCGCTGGTTGCTGGCGTGTCTGCTGATGGCCACCTGGAAGCTCAGCTACTACGCGCCGAACACGCTGTGGGCGCTGCAGCAGCAGCGTTTGCGCAGTGCAGCGCCAGCGCAGCGCGCGGGCTTGCCGAGCGCCGGCACGGTCTGGCGCCTGCTCTATCCGGGTGAGCGGCTGCTGCTGCCGATCAGCCGGCGGGCGCTGGAATTCTGGGCTCGCTGCGTGTTGCCCTACGCACTGTTGCGTTTCGGCCTGATTCCGGCCCTGTTCCTGCCGTTCGGGGTCGAGGTCTGGATGGCCGTGCTGATCAACAGTCTGATCGCCGAAGTGATCGCCAATGTCCACGCCTTCGTGATCATCGTGCCCAACCATGCCGGCGAGGATCTGTGGCGTTTCGAAGGCCGGGTCAAGGACAAGGGCGAATTCTACCTGCGACAGATCGTTGGCTCGGTGAATTATCCCGGCGGCAGCGATCTGCGGGACTTTCTGATGGGTTATCTCAACTACCAGATCGAGCACCACGTCTGGCCTGATCTGCCGATGCTGAAGTACCGTCAGGCCGCACCCAGACTGAAGGCCATCTGCGCCCGCCACGGCGTGCCCTACGTCGAAGAGTCGGTATTCCGCCGCTTCGCCAAGCTCTGGGCCATCCTGATGGGCGATGCCAGCATGCGCAGGGCGGCCTAG
- a CDS encoding serine/threonine protein kinase, which translates to MSDPLSDQTRLTPAPSLHLVTLSRVGDHAESDRIVLHAGQRLGPFELRQLLGAGGMGQVFLADQLHPVQRQVALKFSQLRLGSGEASVRFDIERQALARMSHPAIAQVFEAGTTADGFPYLAMEYVPGEAIDDYCRRCKLGLRARLELFIRVALGVQHAHQKRILHLDLKPANVLVTTVDGVAQPKIIDFGLASSSVRLPGQRSGMAMAGTRAT; encoded by the coding sequence ATGAGCGATCCGCTATCGGACCAGACCCGTCTGACGCCGGCGCCGAGTCTGCACCTGGTGACCCTGAGCCGGGTCGGCGACCACGCCGAGTCGGATCGGATCGTGCTTCACGCCGGTCAGCGCCTCGGGCCCTTCGAGCTGCGTCAGTTGCTCGGTGCCGGCGGCATGGGCCAGGTGTTCCTGGCCGACCAGCTGCATCCGGTGCAGCGCCAGGTGGCGTTGAAGTTCAGCCAGTTGCGCCTGGGCAGCGGTGAGGCCTCGGTGCGCTTCGACATCGAACGCCAGGCACTGGCGCGGATGAGCCATCCGGCCATTGCCCAGGTCTTCGAGGCCGGCACGACCGCCGATGGCTTCCCCTATCTGGCCATGGAGTACGTTCCGGGCGAAGCCATCGACGACTACTGCCGTCGCTGCAAGTTGGGTCTGAGGGCTCGCCTGGAGCTGTTCATCCGCGTGGCCCTGGGGGTCCAGCATGCGCATCAGAAGCGCATCCTGCATCTGGACCTGAAACCGGCCAATGTGTTGGTGACCACGGTGGACGGGGTGGCGCAGCCGAAGATCATCGATTTTGGCCTGGCCTCATCCTCAGTGCGCCTGCCGGGCCAGCGCAGCGGCATGGCCATGGCCGGCACCCGGGCTACATGA
- a CDS encoding 2-dehydropantoate 2-reductase encodes MSPEQAGVAQSGELVDVDTRSDIYALGVILYQLIADTPPFAIGQFSGLSGADLRQALIGFEPVAVSQRLLELGDKPRARRVQGDLDDAVVACAMHPQRNRRYEAVSDLIDDLRSWLDFRPVRARPPSGGHRLGLYIRRNRLSLGVAAGLGLSLIAGLGAATYGLLQARAERDQVAARQRDLEQVSEFQQSMLAGLDPAVLGQSLRSSLHQQLAAALKSDPAAEDRLAAFDQDLNLANPTEAARQLIDDDLLGRALGAIDTELAGQPKVSAELRLAIGKAYLSLGSFGTALEVIDAALDSLRRELGEQAAKTLQARLSRSEVMRALGRGREDLPALEQLIQDARGANATGVMLSAERLRVEVLGLEAGQLAQSVQMARDLLSRHEAYFGVDALETIQSRQVLAALLGRNDDLEDATPLWQQSLAQLQARFGESDPRTITALDALGSNLGMLGEYEQALPIHLKTADWRRLHLGSEHPLTLQSMNGASVSLAKLGRLPEAIALARDVLTMRTRTLGPDHPLTLRSMLNLGAFLAMNDNIAEASRFTRECYERRRRVLGPDNPDVSTAALNQVDFEIIEGHAAEAVRLAEEAREQRVRLFGADHPAVLGADERLARALTAAGRHAEALPLLEQTAGQTASAGCWQRRQTGLDRLVSGARLSGVGAEYRGAGTDRHGAGLSAADAVCEAQSAGATGATTDPGVPAAMKILVYGAGAIGQFVGGMLAHGGAQVHLIGRPALVSALGSAPLRIQDLDGSEHAVGLTASATVAEALAVPELVILTVKGPATAEAAADLARHVPAGTPVLSFQNGVDNVARIRSAAPGLTALAGMVPYNVVQIAPGQVRRTSDGQLMAERAPITEALLPICAKAGLALELRSDMRAVQWGKLLLNLNNPLNALSGLPLRQQLLDRHFRCLLADLQEEALSILDRAAEPVARVTPLPPRWLPRLLRLPTWLFKPLAARMLRISPDARSSMYDDRLAGRSTEIDDLCGAVVRCAEGVQQQAPKNLALACLVREAPTGRWYSAAEIAAALRP; translated from the coding sequence ATGAGTCCGGAACAGGCCGGCGTGGCGCAGTCCGGCGAGTTGGTCGATGTCGACACCCGCAGCGACATCTATGCGCTGGGCGTGATCCTGTACCAGTTGATCGCCGACACCCCGCCGTTTGCCATCGGCCAGTTCAGCGGCCTCAGCGGCGCAGATTTGCGCCAGGCGCTGATTGGCTTCGAGCCGGTGGCGGTCTCGCAACGTTTGCTCGAACTGGGTGACAAGCCCAGGGCGCGCCGGGTCCAGGGCGATCTCGACGACGCCGTCGTGGCCTGCGCCATGCATCCGCAGCGCAACCGGCGCTATGAGGCGGTCAGTGATCTGATCGACGATCTGCGCAGCTGGCTGGATTTCCGGCCGGTGCGGGCGCGGCCACCGAGCGGCGGCCATCGACTTGGCCTGTACATCCGCCGCAACCGCTTGTCGCTGGGCGTGGCCGCGGGGCTTGGGCTCAGCCTGATCGCTGGCCTCGGCGCCGCCACCTACGGCCTGCTGCAGGCCCGCGCCGAGCGCGATCAGGTGGCCGCCCGGCAGCGCGACCTGGAGCAGGTCAGCGAGTTCCAGCAATCGATGTTGGCCGGCCTTGATCCCGCCGTTCTGGGCCAGAGCCTGCGCAGTTCCCTGCACCAGCAACTCGCAGCAGCACTGAAGTCGGACCCTGCCGCAGAGGACCGCCTCGCGGCCTTCGATCAGGATCTGAATCTGGCCAACCCCACCGAAGCCGCCAGGCAGCTGATCGACGACGATCTGCTGGGTCGCGCGCTCGGCGCGATCGACACCGAACTGGCCGGACAACCCAAAGTCAGCGCCGAACTGCGGCTGGCCATCGGCAAGGCCTATTTGTCGCTGGGCAGCTTCGGTACCGCACTTGAAGTCATCGACGCCGCGCTCGACAGCCTGCGTCGCGAACTCGGCGAGCAGGCCGCCAAGACGCTGCAGGCGCGCCTCAGCCGCAGCGAGGTCATGCGCGCGCTCGGTCGCGGGCGCGAGGATCTGCCGGCGCTGGAGCAGTTGATCCAGGACGCCCGCGGCGCCAATGCCACCGGCGTGATGCTCAGCGCCGAACGGTTGCGGGTGGAGGTGCTGGGCCTGGAGGCCGGCCAGCTGGCGCAGAGCGTGCAGATGGCGCGCGATCTGCTGAGCCGGCACGAAGCCTATTTCGGCGTCGATGCCCTGGAGACCATTCAGTCCCGTCAGGTGCTGGCAGCACTGCTCGGGCGCAATGATGACCTGGAAGATGCCACACCCTTGTGGCAGCAATCGCTGGCACAGTTGCAGGCCCGCTTTGGTGAATCCGATCCGCGCACGATTACGGCGCTGGACGCGCTCGGTTCCAATCTGGGCATGCTTGGCGAGTACGAGCAGGCACTGCCGATCCATCTGAAGACCGCCGATTGGCGCCGCCTGCATCTGGGTAGCGAGCACCCGCTGACCTTGCAGAGCATGAACGGTGCCTCCGTCAGCCTGGCCAAACTCGGCCGATTGCCCGAAGCCATCGCCCTGGCCCGCGATGTGCTGACGATGCGCACGCGAACGCTCGGTCCCGACCACCCGCTGACACTGCGCTCGATGCTGAATCTGGGCGCATTTCTCGCCATGAACGACAATATCGCGGAGGCTTCCAGGTTCACGCGCGAATGCTATGAGCGCCGCCGCCGCGTGCTCGGGCCGGACAACCCGGATGTCTCCACGGCGGCGCTGAACCAGGTCGATTTCGAGATCATCGAGGGTCACGCCGCCGAGGCCGTACGTCTGGCCGAGGAAGCCCGTGAGCAGCGCGTCCGTCTGTTTGGCGCCGATCATCCGGCCGTGCTCGGCGCCGACGAACGTCTGGCCCGCGCCCTGACCGCCGCGGGGCGCCATGCCGAGGCGCTGCCCCTGCTGGAGCAAACAGCTGGCCAAACTGCGTCAGCCGGATGCTGGCAACGCCGGCAAACGGGCCTTGACCGCCTGGTATCTGGCGCGCGTCTATCTGGCGTTGGGGCGGAATACCGAGGCGCAGGCACTGATCGACACGGAGCTGGATTATCTGCGGCAGACGCCGTATGCGAAGCTCAATCCGCCGGAGCGACTGGCGCAACTACAGATCCGGGAGTACCCGCCGCAATGAAGATTCTGGTCTACGGTGCCGGTGCCATCGGGCAGTTCGTGGGCGGCATGCTGGCCCATGGCGGTGCGCAGGTGCATCTGATCGGCCGGCCGGCGCTGGTTTCGGCGCTGGGATCGGCGCCTCTGCGAATTCAGGATCTGGATGGCAGCGAGCATGCCGTCGGGCTCACGGCCAGTGCCACCGTGGCTGAGGCTCTGGCGGTTCCGGAATTGGTCATCCTGACGGTCAAGGGGCCAGCCACCGCCGAGGCCGCCGCGGATCTGGCCAGGCATGTGCCCGCCGGCACACCGGTGCTGAGTTTCCAGAACGGTGTCGACAACGTCGCCCGCATCCGCAGCGCAGCGCCCGGGCTGACGGCGTTGGCCGGCATGGTGCCCTACAACGTGGTCCAGATCGCGCCGGGTCAGGTGCGGCGCACCAGTGATGGTCAGCTGATGGCCGAGCGTGCGCCGATCACCGAGGCGCTGTTGCCGATCTGCGCGAAAGCCGGTCTGGCGCTGGAACTGCGCAGCGACATGCGCGCAGTGCAATGGGGCAAGCTCCTGCTCAATCTCAATAACCCGCTGAATGCGCTGAGCGGCCTGCCGCTGCGTCAGCAACTGCTGGATCGACACTTTCGCTGCCTGCTGGCCGATCTGCAGGAAGAGGCCCTGTCCATCCTCGATCGGGCGGCCGAGCCAGTGGCTCGGGTGACGCCGTTGCCACCGCGCTGGCTGCCGCGCCTGCTGCGCTTGCCGACCTGGCTGTTCAAGCCGCTGGCGGCGCGCATGCTCAGGATCAGCCCTGACGCACGCTCATCGATGTACGACGATCGCCTGGCCGGCCGCAGCACCGAGATCGACGATCTTTGTGGCGCCGTGGTGCGCTGCGCCGAAGGCGTGCAGCAGCAGGCGCCGAAGAATCTGGCCCTGGCTTGCCTGGTGCGGGAGGCGCCCACGGGTCGCTGGTACAGCGCCGCCGAGATTGCGGCTGCACTGCGGCCCTGA
- a CDS encoding GGDEF domain-containing protein produces MTKGDALIANAAASGADAALMVVDIDRFKQVNDRHGHAVGDRAIQHVARQLLQSCAGFGSAGRLGGEEFIGLLANVGGPTQALQIAEQLRQAVEESPLQIEGAAEPLPLTVSIGVASRQSQDRDFTAWLQRADQALYAAKAAGRNRVASAG; encoded by the coding sequence GTGACCAAGGGCGACGCCCTGATTGCGAACGCCGCAGCTTCCGGTGCCGATGCCGCCTTGATGGTCGTCGACATCGATCGCTTCAAACAGGTCAACGACCGCCATGGCCATGCTGTCGGCGACCGTGCCATTCAACACGTCGCCCGGCAACTACTCCAGAGCTGCGCCGGTTTCGGCAGTGCCGGTCGCCTCGGCGGCGAGGAATTCATCGGCTTGCTGGCCAATGTGGGGGGGCCGACGCAGGCGCTGCAGATCGCCGAACAGTTGCGACAGGCCGTCGAGGAGTCACCTCTGCAGATCGAGGGCGCCGCAGAGCCCTTGCCTCTGACCGTCTCCATCGGTGTGGCCAGTCGGCAGTCACAGGACCGCGATTTCACGGCCTGGTTGCAACGCGCCGATCAGGCGCTGTACGCGGCCAAGGCTGCGGGCCGCAATCGGGTGGCCAGCGCCGGCTGA
- a CDS encoding trypsin-like peptidase domain-containing protein — MHSVPRILGRLIGSGVAAVLCLSAPAQAARADLLAILDAAGAGTGSLYVNCSAAADAPESVLESAVQYLPDARDLLAWRVLQTARGPCLRLDWPQQIDLSPQQAQGLQRLGLPPAALAGDLGSSAYPSADVRAIRERERDPLWQTPPLIRLAADRPSLPWCPVTLPSRELLPMSLPDPVAPLALRVRPYRCKPGSRPTAGSGVLLSPDLAMTAAHVVLTHEGVVCDRYRLVPGGRRYSEPPAAPFGTAMVSRAFLSERGGWHRDAEAPPDVNERFDERTAHDFAFLVLDQSADLPSDLAWPRLRFGASPAAPGLRVLRAGYGVIGPAGRIAPGAAVNLFGQSACPRGAEPFQRFALWMSAGASGGPIWRWPAAGQPLELLSLAVRMETYRDEQHETLGPSFDQTDYRRLLDLLAQTGRERAAQRAAAERKMQLPKASPTRDEEPAERRETARSKIYKRQGWRLKDCLRCGD; from the coding sequence ATGCACTCTGTCCCCCGGATTCTGGGCCGCCTGATCGGCAGCGGCGTCGCTGCAGTTCTGTGCCTGTCAGCGCCAGCCCAAGCCGCCAGGGCCGATCTACTGGCCATACTCGACGCCGCTGGTGCCGGTACCGGCTCGCTATACGTCAACTGCAGTGCCGCAGCCGATGCGCCGGAGTCGGTACTGGAGTCGGCGGTGCAGTATCTCCCGGATGCCAGGGACCTGCTGGCCTGGCGGGTACTCCAGACCGCGCGGGGACCGTGCCTACGTCTGGACTGGCCGCAGCAGATCGATCTGAGCCCACAGCAGGCGCAGGGCCTGCAGCGCCTGGGACTGCCGCCGGCCGCGCTGGCTGGCGATCTCGGCAGCAGTGCCTACCCGAGCGCGGATGTACGCGCTATCCGCGAACGCGAGCGCGATCCCTTGTGGCAGACCCCGCCGCTGATTCGGCTGGCGGCGGACCGTCCCAGCCTGCCCTGGTGCCCGGTCACGCTGCCCAGCCGCGAACTCTTGCCGATGTCCTTGCCCGATCCGGTAGCGCCGTTGGCGCTGAGGGTACGGCCCTACCGCTGCAAGCCCGGTTCGCGGCCGACGGCCGGCAGCGGCGTGCTGCTGTCACCGGATCTGGCCATGACCGCCGCCCACGTGGTGCTGACCCATGAAGGCGTGGTCTGCGATCGCTACCGCCTGGTGCCGGGCGGCCGCCGCTATTCGGAACCGCCGGCGGCGCCCTTCGGCACGGCCATGGTCTCACGGGCCTTTCTCAGCGAGCGCGGCGGCTGGCATCGTGATGCCGAGGCCCCGCCTGATGTCAACGAGCGTTTTGACGAGCGCACCGCCCACGATTTTGCCTTTCTGGTGCTCGATCAGTCGGCCGATCTGCCATCGGACCTGGCTTGGCCGCGGCTGCGCTTCGGCGCCTCGCCCGCCGCTCCCGGCTTGCGCGTGCTGCGTGCCGGCTACGGCGTGATCGGCCCGGCTGGTCGGATTGCGCCGGGCGCTGCCGTCAACCTGTTTGGGCAAAGCGCCTGTCCGCGCGGAGCCGAGCCCTTTCAGCGCTTCGCCCTGTGGATGTCTGCGGGCGCCAGCGGTGGACCGATCTGGCGCTGGCCAGCGGCCGGACAGCCGCTGGAATTGCTGTCGCTGGCGGTGCGTATGGAAACCTACAGGGATGAACAGCATGAAACCCTGGGACCGAGTTTCGACCAGACCGACTATCGCCGTCTGCTTGATCTGCTGGCACAGACCGGGCGCGAGCGCGCAGCGCAACGGGCTGCCGCCGAGCGGAAGATGCAGCTGCCGAAGGCCTCTCCGACCCGGGACGAGGAACCGGCCGAACGTCGCGAAACCGCCCGATCAAAGATCTACAAGCGTCAGGGCTGGCGTTTGAAGGACTGCCTGCGCTGCGGTGACTGA